A genomic segment from Lignipirellula cremea encodes:
- a CDS encoding serine/threonine protein kinase: MGNESERQERSEQTRTNGFSEESTIGGRFRVIRCVSPSLYHAHDEKRGRPVWLRMCHGSRLITEFKGENWQRLKQARALVSGVSSVLKVGRVDSDCFVASELTDGQFLNEALNRRLFSTDETVAVVRSVLQILQRGHKQGLVHRGINPESIILTDQNRFHLLEYGIDSRWKIDFNNENAHAYQAPEQVDEDESAISLSTDVYSVGVLLYELVTGTVPFKSQDAEVLDELILFQQPTPVRHLVPECPRRLEAIIERCLSKEPRQRFPSATELHEELAKSTLQEDAQQLPIEADRKLPVEIVEQPKRFPFRTAISLVLLLVLLPITFLVVSKRVEEYRSSQQAGDELEEHDSVVSGVNKQQGMNGQKFYGYDDITEMTGLSVEEIIDWLKDESIPAPSKRHFDQGRPLWEAQIIEPWLAAFPNNSKDDLTRFVRKSRSHASASPTVEMRDGGTDLLSQIELPRHVLSPRWRRDGTKLICESSDDRNAILRIPCDAPAEYTIEFKVRSLDPKYDGALLLGLANNQVGFGAHLKGGAEQSWLFDYGGKPASPENGMHTRRMPARFFHSDQPVIISCTIDSDSVRIAENGQLKLEWKGDFDTLSRQRCWATDRLPNQRTMFICSWGDFEFSEIRLHPKLAETRSLSELNTPGDERGPWLSSDGLRIYWWVRSALETTQSEICTAERPDANSPFTNNKRLAIGESFALAGDELEMILLPGRDRDLRLHVAKRERVCHPFGPPELIKEFEEYEFENPWISEDGLTLVVESRSEYGKPVITKRADRNSKWSRPQEIEVPTWQGDAFRWRSPHLSSDGTTLWGTINEDRINGEGAMLIRATRSNPSSAFTSIEQVKLPEAGTDLAYLRLCTATGELFFVRFPKPGDLWVTSIHPQQQ, from the coding sequence ATGGGCAACGAATCAGAGAGGCAGGAGAGATCGGAGCAGACCCGAACGAACGGGTTCAGCGAGGAAAGCACGATTGGTGGCAGGTTCCGTGTCATACGATGTGTGTCGCCGTCTCTCTACCATGCTCACGACGAAAAGAGAGGCCGCCCCGTCTGGCTGCGGATGTGTCACGGCTCACGACTTATTACCGAGTTCAAGGGCGAGAACTGGCAACGACTCAAACAGGCGAGGGCGTTGGTGAGCGGAGTGTCCAGTGTCCTCAAGGTAGGCAGGGTCGATTCGGACTGCTTTGTTGCATCCGAGTTAACGGATGGCCAGTTTCTCAACGAGGCGTTGAATCGCCGACTCTTCTCCACGGACGAAACAGTTGCCGTTGTTCGATCAGTGTTACAAATTTTGCAACGGGGGCACAAGCAGGGTCTCGTGCATCGAGGCATCAACCCTGAGTCAATCATCCTGACCGACCAGAATCGCTTTCATCTTCTTGAATACGGCATCGATTCCCGTTGGAAGATAGACTTCAATAATGAAAACGCTCATGCCTACCAAGCTCCCGAACAGGTTGACGAGGACGAGTCAGCCATCAGTCTCAGCACGGACGTTTACAGCGTTGGCGTGTTGCTTTACGAACTTGTAACCGGAACGGTTCCGTTCAAGAGTCAAGACGCTGAAGTTCTCGATGAACTGATACTGTTCCAGCAACCCACGCCGGTTCGGCACCTTGTTCCCGAGTGCCCGAGGAGGTTGGAAGCAATAATTGAGCGATGCTTGTCAAAGGAACCCCGGCAGAGGTTTCCTTCGGCGACTGAACTGCACGAGGAATTGGCAAAATCCACCTTGCAAGAGGATGCTCAGCAACTGCCGATTGAAGCAGATCGGAAACTGCCGGTTGAAATCGTCGAACAGCCCAAGAGGTTCCCATTTCGGACGGCTATTTCGCTCGTATTACTGCTTGTACTCTTGCCCATTACTTTTCTCGTCGTCTCCAAGAGAGTCGAAGAGTACCGATCATCTCAACAAGCGGGCGATGAGTTGGAAGAACACGATTCCGTAGTTTCAGGTGTGAATAAGCAGCAAGGTATGAATGGCCAGAAATTCTATGGTTACGATGACATTACTGAAATGACGGGGTTGTCGGTCGAAGAGATCATCGATTGGCTCAAAGATGAGTCCATCCCGGCACCGTCGAAACGTCATTTCGATCAAGGCAGACCGCTTTGGGAGGCTCAAATCATTGAACCGTGGCTGGCGGCGTTTCCCAACAATTCGAAGGACGACTTAACCCGATTTGTTCGAAAATCCCGAAGCCACGCATCTGCCTCACCTACAGTAGAGATGCGGGACGGCGGGACAGACTTGCTTTCTCAAATCGAGTTGCCTCGACACGTTCTTTCTCCTCGTTGGAGAAGGGATGGAACGAAACTTATTTGCGAGTCGTCGGATGATCGAAACGCCATTCTTCGAATTCCCTGCGATGCACCCGCTGAGTACACGATTGAGTTCAAGGTTCGCTCGCTGGACCCAAAGTATGACGGTGCATTACTCCTGGGACTGGCCAATAATCAGGTCGGCTTCGGAGCACACCTGAAAGGTGGTGCGGAACAGAGTTGGCTATTCGACTACGGCGGAAAGCCAGCATCGCCTGAGAATGGAATGCACACACGCCGAATGCCGGCGAGGTTCTTCCATTCCGATCAGCCGGTTATTATCAGTTGCACCATCGATTCGGATTCTGTGCGGATTGCCGAGAACGGGCAGTTGAAGCTTGAGTGGAAAGGTGACTTCGACACGCTCTCTCGACAGCGTTGTTGGGCAACAGACAGACTGCCAAACCAACGAACCATGTTTATCTGTAGCTGGGGCGACTTCGAATTCTCGGAAATCCGGCTGCATCCCAAGCTCGCCGAGACTAGGTCACTTTCCGAGTTGAATACGCCGGGAGATGAGCGGGGACCGTGGTTGTCTTCCGATGGTTTACGAATCTACTGGTGGGTACGCTCCGCCCTGGAAACTACCCAATCCGAAATCTGTACTGCGGAACGCCCTGACGCCAATTCCCCGTTTACGAACAACAAGCGGTTGGCGATTGGAGAAAGTTTCGCACTGGCGGGTGATGAGTTGGAGATGATACTTCTGCCCGGTCGGGACAGAGACCTCCGCCTGCACGTTGCGAAACGAGAGCGGGTTTGTCATCCTTTCGGGCCGCCCGAACTGATCAAGGAATTCGAAGAATACGAATTCGAGAACCCGTGGATTAGCGAAGACGGTTTGACCCTCGTTGTTGAAAGCCGTAGCGAATACGGCAAACCTGTTATAACCAAAAGGGCCGACCGAAACAGCAAATGGAGTAGACCTCAGGAGATCGAGGTTCCAACATGGCAAGGCGATGCGTTCCGGTGGCGAAGCCCCCATTTATCGAGTGACGGAACGACGTTGTGGGGAACCATCAACGAGGATCGAATCAATGGCGAAGGAGCGATGTTGATCCGAGCAACCAGATCGAATCCTAGCAGTGCATTTACTTCGATTGAACAAGTCAAGCTGCCGGAAGCTGGAACCGACCTCGCCTATCTAAGACTCTGCACGGCGACCGGTGAATTGTTCTTCGTGAGGTTTCCAAAGCCGGGTGACCTTTGGGTCACTTCAATTCATCCACAGCAACAATAA
- a CDS encoding IS4 family transposase: MSGITIRPAQCTFNFGDCVTAFLTQPGLPFASILAAERIRRVFALHGGLFGRIYSTAIVLWAFLGQVLRDGKEASCQSAVSRISSHCLLTRGVGVDPDTRDYCRARAKLPEGALRQLAGEIASNSEQEIDAKFLFKNRHAKLIDGSTFTMADTRANQEAYPQHASQQPGIGFPIARFVVVVSLATACVIDAAIARFQGKETGETALLRQLLHCFAAGDVAVADRFYGNYWVVAFLTLQGVDVCFRKHQKRHTDFRRGRRIGYKDHLITWSRPDRPEWMSKELYAQMPETIRLREIQYVVERAGRKQSPFVVITTLFQEQGEQEFTYDEIADFYGFRWQAELDLRSIKTHMNLRHLRCKTPAMVHRQFWTTLIAYNAIRLTACCSATLSGVPPRRISFARTCEYVLAGWDLLSGVASIPAHALLQYSEERLMQIARCLVGNRPGRYEPRVLKKRQTNYGLMVQPRAVLKERLAHGDNSFETK; the protein is encoded by the coding sequence ATGTCTGGTATAACCATTCGGCCGGCACAATGCACTTTTAATTTTGGCGATTGTGTTACCGCCTTTCTCACCCAGCCGGGCTTGCCGTTCGCTTCGATTCTTGCCGCGGAACGTATTCGCCGCGTGTTTGCTCTGCACGGCGGGTTGTTCGGACGAATCTACTCCACCGCAATCGTGCTCTGGGCGTTTCTGGGCCAGGTCTTGCGCGACGGCAAAGAAGCCAGCTGCCAGTCCGCCGTATCGCGAATCAGCAGCCACTGTCTGCTCACCCGTGGAGTCGGCGTCGATCCGGACACGCGCGACTATTGCCGCGCCCGGGCCAAACTGCCCGAAGGGGCGCTGCGGCAACTGGCGGGTGAAATTGCCAGCAACAGCGAGCAGGAAATCGACGCCAAATTCTTGTTCAAGAATCGCCACGCGAAACTGATCGACGGCTCGACGTTCACGATGGCCGACACGCGAGCGAACCAGGAAGCGTATCCCCAGCACGCGTCGCAACAGCCGGGCATCGGCTTCCCGATCGCCCGCTTTGTGGTGGTCGTGTCGCTGGCGACCGCGTGCGTGATCGACGCCGCCATCGCCAGGTTTCAAGGGAAAGAAACAGGCGAAACGGCCTTGCTGCGGCAGTTGCTGCACTGCTTCGCCGCGGGCGACGTCGCCGTGGCCGACCGGTTCTATGGCAACTACTGGGTGGTCGCCTTCTTGACGTTGCAAGGCGTCGACGTCTGCTTTCGCAAACATCAAAAACGTCATACGGATTTCCGACGCGGACGACGGATAGGATACAAAGATCATCTCATTACCTGGAGCCGCCCCGATCGGCCCGAATGGATGAGCAAGGAACTCTACGCGCAGATGCCAGAAACAATCCGGTTGCGAGAAATTCAGTATGTCGTTGAGAGAGCCGGCAGAAAGCAGTCGCCCTTTGTGGTGATCACGACGTTGTTCCAGGAGCAGGGCGAGCAGGAATTCACCTATGACGAGATCGCCGATTTCTACGGATTCCGCTGGCAAGCGGAGCTGGATCTGCGATCGATCAAAACGCACATGAACCTGCGTCACCTGCGTTGCAAAACGCCGGCGATGGTGCATCGGCAGTTCTGGACGACGCTGATCGCTTACAACGCGATCCGGCTGACGGCCTGCTGTAGTGCGACGCTGTCTGGCGTACCTCCGCGCCGGATCAGCTTCGCCAGGACGTGTGAGTATGTACTGGCCGGCTGGGATCTGCTGTCCGGCGTCGCCTCGATTCCGGCGCACGCCCTACTGCAGTACAGCGAGGAACGGCTCATGCAAATTGCCCGCTGCCTGGTCGGCAACCGTCCCGGCCGATACGAACCCCGCGTGCTGAAAAAGCGACAAACCAACTATGGCCTCATGGTCCAGCCAAGAGCCGTCCTGAAAGAAAGACTCGCCCATGGCGATAACTCGTTTGAGACGAAGTGA
- a CDS encoding DUF4339 domain-containing protein produces MMDDKWTIRRGKKEHGPMSSGQLRNLARTGKLKPTDLVRRGGTGEWKEASSVAGLLAQSDSVPSPRAPESTTPTGPTAANAVAQSAANNKILLWGAGGCGGSFMLFFLICCGLAGIKNAQQAARRAEERVSTNSGLPHRNVNNSNESTANHSPSISSKPVNIGTLEEMGDRAFKNLPFANVEQGTGIPAVPLSESFAKSGTFTFRRIMPDMLKAQKSPQKWEQLKVLGYKERTEIQEVTKTFNIRPSEGEPRSMIEWKTWPGLPHAYPIIRMGAISGDRWEWINHDVSGNEMLSRYEYSKCVEYAGVKCVMIESELFIGGQKSGRKFSWYAEEIGLVKETDFTILPDYTLESTYHRIVKD; encoded by the coding sequence ATGATGGACGACAAATGGACGATTAGGCGTGGCAAGAAGGAACACGGTCCCATGTCCTCCGGGCAACTTCGAAATCTGGCACGAACCGGCAAGCTGAAACCGACCGACCTCGTTCGTCGTGGCGGGACCGGCGAGTGGAAAGAGGCATCATCCGTGGCGGGGTTGCTGGCTCAAAGCGACTCGGTGCCGTCTCCACGAGCACCTGAATCTACTACCCCTACTGGCCCCACAGCCGCAAACGCCGTCGCACAATCAGCCGCAAACAACAAAATACTCCTCTGGGGAGCGGGCGGATGCGGTGGATCATTTATGTTGTTTTTCCTAATTTGTTGCGGACTTGCTGGCATCAAGAACGCACAGCAGGCTGCAAGACGTGCGGAAGAGCGAGTAAGTACGAACTCTGGTTTACCACACCGGAACGTTAACAACTCGAACGAAAGCACGGCGAATCACTCTCCAAGTATTTCGAGTAAGCCGGTCAACATCGGCACACTTGAAGAGATGGGGGATAGAGCTTTCAAGAATCTGCCTTTCGCCAATGTGGAGCAGGGAACAGGCATTCCTGCTGTCCCCTTGTCGGAGTCTTTTGCAAAGTCTGGAACGTTCACATTTCGAAGAATCATGCCGGACATGCTGAAAGCCCAAAAGTCACCGCAGAAATGGGAGCAGTTGAAGGTTCTCGGATACAAAGAGCGAACGGAGATTCAAGAAGTAACCAAGACATTCAACATCCGACCTAGCGAAGGTGAGCCGAGAAGCATGATCGAATGGAAGACGTGGCCGGGATTACCTCACGCCTATCCAATAATTCGCATGGGTGCCATCTCCGGAGATCGCTGGGAGTGGATAAACCATGATGTTTCGGGAAACGAAATGCTTTCAAGGTATGAGTACAGTAAGTGCGTCGAGTATGCTGGGGTCAAATGCGTGATGATCGAGTCGGAACTATTTATCGGTGGACAGAAAAGTGGTAGGAAGTTCTCATGGTATGCCGAGGAAATTGGGCTTGTGAAAGAGACGGACTTCACGATATTGCCTGACTACACTTTGGAGAGCACATACCACAGAATTGTGAAGGACTAG
- a CDS encoding SprT family zinc-dependent metalloprotease yields MTQDKTELHSKQRNRSTTINRQTVDQIYKWIDFALEQNEVAYLTSIVRVRWNKRFTRRIGDAVIGYNPLRARIRLSPLIWQNASDSERRETVIHETCHIVAWHLHGTKIKPHGVEWRQAMERCGVEPARCHNIPLIGINHFHVRECPKAKLDRCIVSRRDFGLMKKTDYTLHCTLCGLAVTLDQIECLT; encoded by the coding sequence ATGACCCAGGACAAAACTGAACTACATTCGAAGCAAAGAAACCGGAGCACCACCATCAACCGACAGACTGTGGATCAAATCTATAAATGGATCGACTTCGCCCTCGAACAAAACGAGGTCGCATACCTGACGAGCATTGTGCGAGTTCGCTGGAACAAACGATTCACTCGCCGGATTGGCGATGCCGTCATCGGTTACAATCCGCTGCGAGCAAGAATTCGGCTGAGTCCTTTGATCTGGCAGAATGCGTCGGACTCCGAGCGTCGGGAAACCGTCATCCATGAAACATGCCATATTGTCGCTTGGCACCTGCACGGCACCAAGATCAAGCCGCATGGCGTCGAGTGGCGACAGGCTATGGAGCGATGCGGCGTGGAACCAGCTCGCTGCCACAACATTCCCTTGATCGGAATCAATCATTTTCACGTGCGAGAATGTCCGAAGGCGAAGCTGGATCGCTGCATCGTCAGCCGCCGAGACTTTGGCTTGATGAAAAAGACCGACTACACGCTGCATTGCACGCTGTGCGGATTGGCGGTCACCTTGGATCAGATCGAGTGCTTGACCTAG
- a CDS encoding DUF4339 domain-containing protein has protein sequence MGQAWYAKRGDREIGPVAQATLEKWAEFGRLRPSDYVRRQNETDWRPASEAVQFKRQSSIAESSQPDPKFSPSDVSSSATPFGEWYEARWLSKLRWYFQITLWLIYGFVWIPIWYVATATPSGGIKRRWGSLSITGRAVACLPLLVFFFIAVASIPNFGPSPSDETSHMGSSSADMEFSLEHGNSLDGVKDKSEVDVEIVGPADDSNSNSKLLAETSESATELRSPILTLNGVSGKVKLCDTGEYLVSGLAVWHIPTKLRVPIPDSDNHYKWRTTASTSDSIVWSISVSPSGKYLACSVLTSTKVDLGYTARTDVSTSARIYRLDGNDPPQLLRETELSIPEAVISTGDLVTSMQRGGCGWHEAIWSEDESSICFASDRVANVLANWRDAVSPFVIAHPKVLSGEPVDFGFAFSVNGFCIQDVDISSDGDQVLLAFQLGDVLLWSPKQPARSELLTFPRCLTSWESQNVEFAENGRVAATVLSQSSGWTVAGGRRNHHTARDWIFLWDTDLWIRRAVVGPEEGDPPNKDSSPSYIGILPDGAKVVVRASGTLTMFQVFDSHSGELIKTISPAGDFRSYWDGRLDSNGTHIIARQTDGPVQVLDIVSGKVSYVILNQEYLSGARYFEASDNSEFIAISYRNGDVLVFSTLASS, from the coding sequence ATGGGACAGGCGTGGTACGCAAAGCGTGGTGACCGGGAGATCGGCCCTGTAGCCCAAGCGACGTTGGAGAAGTGGGCAGAGTTCGGTCGACTGCGGCCAAGTGACTACGTTCGTCGGCAGAATGAGACCGATTGGCGACCAGCGTCGGAAGCCGTCCAGTTCAAGAGGCAATCAAGCATTGCGGAAAGCAGCCAGCCCGATCCAAAGTTTTCACCGAGCGACGTTTCATCATCAGCTACTCCGTTCGGCGAGTGGTACGAAGCACGTTGGCTGTCGAAGCTGCGTTGGTACTTCCAAATAACACTGTGGCTAATCTACGGCTTCGTCTGGATTCCGATCTGGTACGTCGCAACGGCAACTCCATCGGGCGGCATCAAACGACGCTGGGGATCGTTGTCGATTACTGGAAGAGCTGTTGCGTGCCTGCCGCTTTTGGTTTTCTTTTTCATTGCCGTCGCTTCCATACCGAATTTCGGACCTAGCCCATCAGATGAAACTTCGCATATGGGTTCAAGCTCAGCAGATATGGAATTTTCGCTGGAACATGGAAATTCACTTGATGGCGTTAAAGATAAGAGCGAAGTGGATGTAGAGATTGTCGGGCCAGCCGATGATTCAAACTCGAATAGCAAACTTCTAGCGGAGACTTCCGAGTCGGCCACTGAGTTACGCTCACCAATTCTCACACTAAATGGGGTATCCGGCAAAGTCAAATTATGTGACACCGGCGAATATCTCGTCAGTGGTCTTGCTGTTTGGCATATACCGACCAAGTTAAGAGTTCCAATACCAGACAGCGATAATCACTACAAATGGAGGACGACCGCCTCCACTTCTGATAGCATCGTTTGGTCAATCTCCGTTTCTCCATCTGGAAAGTATCTTGCCTGCTCCGTTCTTACCTCTACTAAAGTAGATTTGGGTTATACTGCTAGAACCGATGTTTCCACTAGTGCTCGTATATACCGACTTGACGGCAATGATCCACCCCAACTACTCCGAGAGACCGAACTAAGCATCCCTGAAGCAGTAATTAGCACAGGAGATTTAGTGACGTCAATGCAGCGGGGCGGCTGTGGCTGGCATGAAGCGATTTGGAGCGAGGACGAATCGTCAATTTGCTTTGCCTCAGATAGGGTGGCAAACGTGCTCGCCAACTGGCGAGATGCAGTTTCGCCGTTTGTGATAGCACACCCCAAAGTACTTTCAGGCGAACCAGTGGATTTCGGCTTTGCCTTTTCTGTAAATGGGTTTTGCATTCAAGACGTTGATATATCCTCAGACGGAGACCAAGTATTACTTGCCTTCCAACTAGGCGATGTACTATTGTGGTCTCCAAAGCAGCCCGCTCGTTCAGAACTTCTCACTTTTCCTCGGTGTTTAACGAGCTGGGAGTCTCAAAACGTTGAATTCGCTGAAAACGGTAGGGTCGCCGCTACGGTCCTTAGCCAATCAAGTGGCTGGACGGTCGCAGGAGGTAGACGTAACCATCATACGGCACGTGACTGGATATTCTTGTGGGATACCGATTTGTGGATCCGGAGAGCCGTTGTTGGACCGGAAGAAGGAGACCCGCCAAATAAGGACTCGTCTCCAAGCTACATTGGTATCCTGCCGGATGGTGCGAAGGTTGTAGTGCGTGCCTCTGGCACTTTGACGATGTTTCAAGTATTCGATAGTCATTCTGGAGAATTAATTAAGACGATATCTCCAGCCGGCGATTTCCGAAGTTATTGGGATGGCCGATTGGATTCCAACGGGACGCATATCATTGCACGCCAAACTGACGGGCCGGTGCAAGTTCTAGACATTGTGTCCGGCAAAGTATCTTATGTAATTTTGAATCAAGAGTATCTTAGTGGAGCGAGATATTTCGAAGCTTCCGACAATTCCGAATTCATTGCTATTTCGTATAGAAACGGTGACGTACTTGTATTTAGTACGCTCGCTTCAAGTTAG
- a CDS encoding carbonic anhydrase family protein: protein MSLSQQSPIDLSNPVVANFGKNKLAIKWKKTAKGTIVNDEHGVHVEFEPDERQFIKLDQKQFQLVQFHFHHPSEHRVDGVQQTMELHVVHQNTEDGSRAVIGVFIEPTSKSKLVPSLIPELKRFLEVKDGEPDPNISTNPLEWLPEDMKKYYRYEGSLTTPEYDENVSWVVLREPSKLSKKELMKLIPFLQHPARETYPLNRRFVLANFKQ, encoded by the coding sequence ATGAGTCTTTCGCAACAGTCACCGATTGATCTTTCGAATCCAGTTGTCGCCAACTTCGGCAAGAACAAGCTCGCCATCAAATGGAAGAAGACTGCAAAGGGAACCATCGTGAACGATGAGCATGGCGTTCACGTTGAGTTTGAACCGGACGAACGCCAATTCATCAAGCTTGATCAAAAGCAATTTCAGCTTGTGCAATTCCATTTCCATCACCCCAGCGAGCATCGTGTCGATGGAGTCCAGCAAACCATGGAGTTGCACGTCGTTCATCAGAACACGGAAGATGGAAGTCGGGCTGTCATCGGCGTGTTTATCGAGCCAACTTCCAAATCGAAGTTGGTTCCGTCGTTGATCCCTGAACTCAAGCGGTTCCTTGAAGTGAAGGATGGCGAACCTGACCCCAACATTTCGACAAACCCGTTGGAATGGTTGCCTGAAGACATGAAGAAGTATTACCGCTATGAAGGCTCGCTGACGACGCCTGAATACGACGAGAACGTTAGCTGGGTGGTTCTTCGAGAGCCGTCGAAGCTTTCGAAGAAAGAACTAATGAAGCTCATCCCCTTCCTGCAACACCCGGCCCGTGAAACGTATCCGTTGAATCGCCGTTTCGTGTTAGCCAACTTCAAGCAGTAG